The Tubulanus polymorphus chromosome 1, tnTubPoly1.2, whole genome shotgun sequence genome contains a region encoding:
- the LOC141898107 gene encoding uncharacterized protein LOC141898107 isoform X2, giving the protein MYQGWQGWGPAPAAPAMQQSPAMQQYMQQYAAVNPQMYWNQVQQQQIWQQQQQQPQLPQQMGTGTTSMTQAYPPLPPSDDGKSKTTGPAPPVPPSPAEEKPPLPPDPPPSDVNTAPKLEPTSSEEQAKMAQISAYAAHWKSQQEQWEQYQKNWYSYQFQQEAPPPPPPPAENQAPPQTVKPPEPVENAALKAVLKEEQEFHVQYKDWRKQYDDWKEQNKNHPNQEQYHQYEQQWKLYEKQMEEKLADIKRKKAAAGGGDDGKPLIEQNKTVQEQQNKQFTGYGMSSYGSSNKSQLFNQTVPTNTGNQSYGWSGNNSGFNQNSGQNLGGNDSSQSGMNYNRMDVSGAGRGGRGRGQGYGQWASSSQDFRQTSGSSTEFGDVAGERSGGFGGRSRGLSGSSGNADQSLSQEYRSKQEVDKNIDLSKHKPLGLHANFDDFKEETEDDLEGVPGIPDDEESDNRFMSRNAVGSGFFPNSRRGRGFGVSDNMPSSFNKMEGGRFDRGRGMNRSRIPSLFDNIGQNTMGQGIQQGLRNFDDDMSDVPGLPDDDEQGHDQGFRDRGRGNRFNSFNDMNDASDDGASGRNAGRGRGFGLLGQGNRFSSLMKDLPYDTESRISEGSGHGFGEHRSSHKDTDDIPGIPDEDYGLGRGREQSYSQRGMGRSFRDFDNIPGEHDDSEAYSMGGGYQQRFHQRGHEFSNPDETDDIPGLPDDSGRGQGCGFGQRGRGRGFGRNSETDIIPGLPDEPSDYYSGRGRGFGQRGRGRGYSGNIDTHDMPGLLDKPSDSNRGRGRGFGQHGRGRGFGGNVDDHDMPGLLDEPSDSNRGRGRGFAQRGRGRGFGGNIETDDIPGLPDEPSDSNRGRGRGFGQHGRGRGFGGNVDDHDMPGLPDEPSDSNRGRGRGFGQRGRGRGFGGSVETDDILGLPDEPSDSNRGRGRGFGQRGRGRGFGGNVETDDIPGLPDEPSDSNRGRGRGFGQRGRGRGFGGNVDDHEMPGLLDEPSDNNRGRGRGFGQRGRGRGFGGNVETDDIPGLPDEPSDSNRGRGRGFGQRGRGRGFGGNVDDHEMPGLLDEPSDNNRGRGRGFAQRGRGRGFGGNIETDDIPGLPDEPNDSNRGRGRGFGQCGRGSRLGSFDDVSGLSDEMTESEISGGRGGGFGLLGRGGRAGSFDGSDTGNVSGLVSDELNRRDMGMTRGRGFSQQQGRGRGFGSTADNMNVSSLHAGETEKQSMGGTRGRGFGQRGRGHAFGGFDDGDMLDAEEQISARGRGFGQRGRGRGFGRFDDTSDMPGLLDDQDAMMGRGRGRGFGQRGRGRGFGGFENTSDEQGFPENQDEFDFGRGRGRGFGQRGRGRGFGGFDDMSNDPRQFGNRAEFGFRGSRQDDENSNENQQFGFRQMRGAMQNRGRGRGNFAGFDSDRNLSMDEGNYEDNNRFRQPRGGWHGEAERMRGRGRGGRGQFGRPYVDYEGEDSFAGPPQRGGRGRGAFFGDRMSNRQMEESDTDLRLSEIEMQRKFQMEGGQSHLRDESSQDERDLDDFHGRGRGRFRGRGRGQFDQFPMNVSGCGRGNNRFTNNLVSYDEDEDEIMTGDSNWSENQMDDSDPYHANTDRQGPFGGGRFDAYRQDRSFNNPFMRTGFDEPIASIDYGHGKSDTASEATITQPEVFDYSHGKSADDKKDVFSHSLDRNRDHDRRNDRNRMLDRRLDIDSGRDRSPHSRDDRRGPRDRDFGRSSRDRRDQTSYKNRYDDHRSPMPPQIPAEPEVVNVNDILSHPGRATRPPQLVIILRGVPGSGKTYVSKLIRETEMKNGGTAPRILCLDDYFMVEVDKTVKDEESGRVIKQKVMEYEYEPILEESYRQSMLKSFKKTVDDGYFPFILVDAVNEKVIHFEEFWSFAKQKGFQVYTVEVQAEPSICAKRNTHNRSQEEIETILKNMEKMPPHHIKLDIRPLLQDAAITEVEMEEISEEPAESKVKNNEKDEADEEDDSDPASEVIQKKSKWELDTSEAKLDRLDGFNMKRKREDSPAGLEEFLKLSDYTSRTSTNEPGKKRVRWADIEEGKDQVRKREIGFMIGMGQSDWDKITDDDFAHKALNRTKFI; this is encoded by the exons ATGTATCAGGGTTGGCAAGGATGGGGTCCTGCACCAGCAGCACCTGCAATGCAGCAGTCGCCTGCGATGCAGCAGTATATGCAACAGTACGCAGCTGTCAATCCGCAAATGTACTGGAACCAAGTTCAGCAACAGCAAATTtggcagcagcaacaacaacagccaCAGCTACCTCAGCAGATGGGCACGGGAACCACATCAATGACGCAGGCATATCCACCATTACCGCCTAGTGATGATGGGAAATCTAAGACTACTGGACCTGCACCTCCAGTCCCTCCGTCTCCGGCCGAGGAAAAACCTCCATTACCTCCTGATCCGCCACCTAGTGATGTAAATACTGCTCCAAAG ttgGAGCCGACAAGTAGTGAAGAACAGGCTAAAATGGCACAAATATCCGCATATGCAGCGCATTGGAAAAGTCAACAAGAACAGTGGGAACAATATCAGAAAAATTGGTACTCTTATCAGTTTCAACAAGAGGCACCTCCTCCCCCACCACCGCCAGCTGAGAACCAAGCTCCACCTCAAACTGTCAAACCACCCG AACCTGTGGAGAATGCCGCGTTAAAAGCTGTCCTTAAAGAAGAACAAGAGTTTCATGTTCAGTATAAAGACTGGAGAAAGCAATATGATGACTGGAAGGAACAAAACAAAA ATCATCCAAATCAAGAACAGTACCATCAGTATGAACAGCAGTGGAAATTATATGAGAAACAAATGGAAGAGAAACTTGCTGatatcaaaagaaaaaaagcaGCTGCAGGTGGTGGGGATGACGGTAAACCTCTGATTGAACAAAATAAGACCGTACAAGAACAACAGAATAAGCAGTTCACCGGATATGGTATGAGTAGTTATGGGTCAAGTAATAAAAGTCAGCTATTTAACCAAACTGTTCCTACTAATACTGGTAATCAAAGTTATGGATGGTCTGGAAACAACAGTGGTTTTAATCAGAACAGTGGACAAAACTTAGGTGGTAATGATAGTTCTCAGAGTGGAATGAATTATAATAGGATGGATGTTTCTGGAGCTGGACGTGGAGGACGTGGACGAGGTCAAGGTTATGGTCAGTGGGCATCTTCAAGTCAAGATTTCCGCCAAACAAGTGGCTCTTCTACAGAGTTTGGTGACGTCGCTGGAGAAAGGAGTGGAGGATTTGGAGGAAGAAGTAGAGGACTAAGTGGCTCTTCTGGTAATGCTGATCAATCTTTATCACAAGAATATCGAAGCAAACAAGAAGTTGATAAAAACATCGATTTATCGAAGCATAAACCCCTTGGTTTACATgctaattttgatgatttcaaaGAGGAAACAGAGGATGATCTCGAAGGTGTACCCGGAATACCAGATGACGAAGAATCTGATAACAGGTTCATGTCTAGAAATGCAGTTGGAAGTGGGTTTTTTCCAAACAGTAGAAGAGGCCGGGGCTTCGGAGTTTCAGATAATATGCCTAGTTCATTTAATAAGATGGAAGGCGGACGCTTTGATAGAGGACGGGGAATGAACAGAAGTAGAATTCCAAGTCTCTTTGATAATATTGGCCAAAATACTATGGGGCAAGGTATTCAGCAAGGGTTAagaaattttgatgatgatatgaGTGATGTGCCTGGCCTTCCAGATGATGATGAACAGGGTCATGATCAAGGTTTTAGAGACCGTGGAAGAGGTAATAGATTTAACAGTTTTAATGATATGAATGACGCATCAGATGATGGAGCATCTGGAAGAAATGCAGGTCGTGGACGAGGGTTTGGACTGCTTGGACAGGGCAATAGATTTAGTAGCTTAATGAAAGATCTGCCATATGATACTGAATCTAGGATAAGTGAAGGTAGTGGGCATGGATTCGGTGAGCACAGGAGTAGCCATAAAGATACAGATGACATTCCAGGAATCCCAGACGAAGATTATGGCTTAGGTAGAGGAAGGGAGCAAAGTTATTCTCAGCGTGGAATGGGGCGCTCATTCcgagattttgataatattccAGGCGAACATGATGACTCAGAAGCATACAGTATGGGTGGAGGATATCAGCAAAGATTTCACCAAAGGGGCCATGAATTTtctaatcctgatgaaacggATGATATACCAGGACTCCCAGATGATTCTGGCAGAGGACAAGGGTGTGGTTTTGGACAGCGTGGAAGAGGTCGTGGATTTGGTAGAAATAGTGAAACTGATATCATACCAGGACTCCCGGATGAACCGAGTGATTATTACAGTGGAAGAGGGCGTGGATTTGGACAGCGTGGAAGAGGGCGTGGATATAGTGGAAATATTGACACCCATGATATGCCTGGACTCCTAGACAAACCAAGTGACAGTAACAGAGGTAGAGGGCGTGGATTTGGACAGCATGGAAGAGGGCGTGGATTTGGTGGAAATGTTGATGATCATGATATGCCTGGACTCCTGGATGAACCAAGTGACAGTAACCGAGGTAGAGGGCGTGGATTTGCACAGCGTGGAAGAGGACGTGGATTTGGTGGAAATATTGAAACTGATGACATACCAGGACTCCCAGATGAACCAAGTGACAGTAATAGAGGAAGAGGGCGTGGATTTGGACAGCATGGAAGAGGGCGTGGATTTGGTGGAAATGTTGATGATCATGATATGCCTGGACTCCCAGATGAACCAAGTGACAGTAACAGAGGAAGAGGGCGTGGATTTGGACAGCGTGGAAGAGGGCGTGGATTCGGTGGAAGTGTTGAAACGGATGATATACTAGGACTCCCAGATGAACCAAGTGACAGTAACCGAGGTAGAGGGCGTGGATTTGGACAGCGTGGAAGAGGGCGTGGATTTGGTGGAAATGTTGAGACTGATGATATACCAGGACTCCCAGATGAACCAAGTGACAGTAACAGAGGTAGAGGGCGTGGATTTGGACAGCGTGGAAGAGGGCGTGGATTTGGTGGAAATGTTGATGATCATGAGATGCCTGGACTCCTGGATGAACCAAGTGATAATAACAGAGGTAGAGGGCGTGGATTTGGACAGCGTGGAAGAGGGCGTGGATTCGGTGGAAATGTTGAAACTGATGACATACCAGGACTTCCTGATGAACCAAGTGACAGTAACAGAGGAAGAGGGCGTGGATTTGGACAGCGTGGAAGAGGGCGTGGATTTGGTGGAAATGTTGATGATCATGAGATGCCTGGACTCCTGGATGAACCAAGTGATAATAACAGAGGTAGAGGGCGTGGATTTGCACAGCGTGGAAGAGGACGTGGATTCGGTGGAAATATTGAAACTGATGACATACCAGGACTCCCAGATGAACCAAATGACAGTAATAGAGGAAGAGGGCGTGGATTTGGACAGTGTGGAAGAGGAAGTcgtttaggaagttttgaTGACGTGTCTGGATTGTCAGATGAAATGACAGAATCTGAGATAAGTGGAGGTCGTGGGGGTGGGTTTGGCCTGCTTGGAAGAGGTGGTCGAGCGGGGAGTTTCGATGGAAGTGATACGGGCAATGTATCAGGTCTTGTATCAGATGAATTGAATAGACGAGACATGGGTATGACACGTGGTCGTGGTTTTAGTCAGCAACAAGGAAGAGGTCGTGGGTTTGGTAGTACTGCTGATAATATGAATGTATCATCATTGCATGCGGGAGAAACTGAAAAGCAAAGCATGGGTGGAACAAGGGGAAGAGGCTTTGGTCAGCGTGGAAGGGGACATGCATTTGGAGGGTTTGATGACGGTGATATGCTAGATGCTGAGGAGCAAATTTCAGCTCGTGGACGAGGATTTGGTCAGCGCGGTAGAGGCCGTGGATTTGGACGGTTTGATGATACAAGTGATATGCCAGGACTTCTTGATGATCAGGATGCTATGATGGGAAGGGGTCGAGGCCGTGGATTTGGTCAGCGTGGAAGGGGTCGTGGTTTCGGAGGTTTTGAAAATACGAGCGATGAACAAGGATTTCCTGAAAATCAAGATGAATTTGACTTTGGAAGAGGTAGAGGACGTGGCTTCGGTCAGCGTGGAAGAGGTCGCGGTTTTGGAGGTTTTGATGATATGAGTAATGATCCTAGGCAATTCGGTAATAGAGCTGAGTTCGGTTTCAGAGGATCAAGACAAGATGATGagaattcaaatgaaaatcaacAGTTTGGATTCAGACAAATGCGTGGAGCCATGCAGAATAGAGGACGGGGAAGAGGTAACTTCGCTGGCTTCGATTCTGATCGAAATCTGAGCATGGATGAAGGAAATTATGAAGACAACAATCGGTTTAGACAGCCTCGAGGGGGATGGCACGGTGAAGCAGAACGTATGCGAGGTCGTGGTAGAGGAGGAAGAGGACAATTTGGTCGCCCTTATGTTGATTACGAAGGTGAAGATTCATTCGCTGGACCGCCTCAGCGGGGTGGTCGTGGTAGAGGAGCGTTCTTCGGTGACCGAATGTCTAACAG GCAAATGGAAGAATCCGATACTGATCTTAGATTATCAGAGATTGAAATGCAGAGGAAATTCCAAATGGAAGGTGGCCAG TCACATTTGAGAGATGAATCCAGTCAAGATGAACGTGACTTGGATGATTTTCAC GGTAGAGGTCGAGGCAGATTTAGAGGCAGAGGAAGAG GCCAATTTGATCAGTTTCCTATGAATGTTTCTGGATGTGGGCGTGGTAATAATAGATTCACGAACAATTTAGTCTCCTACGATGAAGACGAG GATGAAATTATGACTGGTGATAGTAACTGGAGTGAAAATCAGATGGAT GATTCTGATCCCTATCATGCAAATACAGATCGTCAAGGTCCATTTGGCGGTGGAAGGTTTGACGCATATCGACAAGACAGATCATTCAATAATCCGTTTATGAGAACTGG GTTTGATGAACCAATTGCATCTATTGATTATGGTCATGGTAAATCAGATACTGCCAGTGAAGCTACAATAA CTCAGCCTGAAGTATTTGACTACAGTCATGGAAAGTCTGCCGATGATAAGAAAGATGTATTTTCTCATTCGCTAGACAGAAACCGTGATCACGATCGTAGAAATGATCGTAATCGTATGCTAGATAGACGATTAGATATAGATTCTGGACGTGATCGATCTCCTCATTCTAGAGATGATCGTC GAGGACCTAGAGACAGAGATTTCGGAAGAAGTAGCCGCGATAGAAGAGATCAAACCAGTTACAAAAATAG ATATGATGATCATAGATCTCCGATGCCTCCTCAAATACCGGCTGAACCTGAAGTAGTTAATGTGAATGACATACTGAGTCATCCGGGTCGAGCAACTCGTCCTCCGCAGCTGGTTATTATACTACGAGGCGTTCCTGGTAGTGGTAAAACATATGTCAGTAAGCTGATCCGA gaaactgaaatgaaaaatggaGGCACTGCTCCACGAATTCTGTGTCTTGACGATTATTTCATGGTAGAAGTTGACAAGACTGTCAAAGATGAAGAGTCTGGTCGTGTAATAAAACAAAAG GTTATGGAATATGAATATGAGCCTATACTCGAGGAAAGCTATAGACAGAGTATGCTTAAATCATTCAAGAAAACGGTCGATGATGGATACTTCCCGTTCATTTTAGTTGACGCTGTTAATGAAAAAGTCATCCATTTCGAGGAATTTTGGAGCTTCGCCAAACAAAAAGGATTCCAG GTTTATACGGTAGAAGTACAGGCCGAACCTTCCATATGCGCAAAACGGAATACACATAATCGTAGCcaagaagaaatagaaact ATTCTGAAAAACATGGAGAAGATGCCGCCACATCATATCAAATTAGATATCAGGCCACTTCTTCAGGATGCCGCTATAACTGAG GTTGAAATGGAAGAAATATCCGAAGAACCAGCTGAAAGTAAggtgaaaaataatgaaaaagatGAAGCTGATGAGGAGGATGACTCCGATCCAGCTAGTGAG GTGATACAGAAGAAAAGCAAGTGGGAATTGGATACATCAGAGGCTAAGTTGG ATCGACTGGATGGGTTCAACATGAAGAGAAAACGTGAAGATTCTCCTGCTGGACTTGAAGAGTTTCTGAAGTTAAGCGACTACACGTCGAGAACATCTACTAATGAACCTGGAAAGAAGAGG GTTCGTTGGGCTGATATCGAAGAGGGCAAAGATCAAGTACGAAAACGTGAAATTGGATTCATGATCGGCATGGGACAAAGCGACTGGGATAAAATCACTGATGATGATTTTGCCCACAAGGCTCTCAACAGAACTAAGTTTATCTGA